In one window of Candidatus Avedoeria danica DNA:
- a CDS encoding Uma2 family endonuclease: MTLAIPTQTKTVRPGRWRFTVEQYHRLFEADAWPEDVRTELIHGDIYVMAPIGGEHIHSSLYLVNYLAHQFGRRALVSAQNSLQLADDTEVMPDVAVVGPDVLARDDRLWPSDVAFIVEIAQSSVRHDRAIKLPLYARSGIPEYWIAVLPKRQLEVYRDLDAAAGRYRTMAVLEPGDTVSPERWPDVRLDVADIVRAKRG, encoded by the coding sequence ATGACACTGGCGATCCCCACGCAGACGAAAACGGTTCGACCCGGCCGCTGGCGATTCACCGTCGAGCAGTACCACAGGCTGTTCGAGGCGGACGCCTGGCCGGAGGATGTCCGCACCGAGCTGATCCACGGGGACATCTACGTCATGGCACCCATCGGCGGCGAGCATATCCATTCATCGCTCTACCTTGTGAACTACCTGGCCCACCAATTCGGACGCCGAGCGCTCGTCTCTGCGCAGAACTCGCTTCAACTAGCGGACGACACCGAGGTCATGCCCGACGTCGCCGTCGTCGGGCCCGACGTGCTTGCGCGCGACGACCGGCTCTGGCCGTCCGACGTGGCGTTCATCGTCGAGATCGCCCAGTCCTCGGTGCGGCACGACCGCGCCATCAAGCTACCGTTGTACGCCCGCTCGGGCATCCCGGAGTACTGGATCGCCGTGCTGCCGAAGCGTCAGCTGGAAGTCTATCGGGACTTGGACGCGGCGGCCGGACGGTACCGGACGATGGCGGTGCTCGAGCCGGGGGACACGGTGTCGCCGGAGCGCTGGCCGGACGTGCGGTTGGACGTGGCGGACATCGTGCGGGCGAAGCGGGGCTAG
- a CDS encoding UbiA prenyltransferase family protein encodes MSANPPLGIAFGRFLIHLRIRFIAVLAPLFLWGAFVHDPGAFPGVSFWIAFVLYNLCLYGGVNALNSFYDKDTGPIGGLRKPPAVDPWLWRLAWGIQILGLVVAAVLRLPAAYIAIYVVFMALSLAYSHPAVRLKGSPIGSAAVVAIGQGFLTYTAGYVAAGGAPADVLGGIPALGGLAVSALTLGMYPLTQLYQLEDDANAGDRTLSRALGVRGSFAFALALLAVSGAALIAVLYRLEGQIDAALVGAFWLGHLVHIAWWGRTFDGGNWERNYVRVMGTNYVDAAVFATYIVGRWLS; translated from the coding sequence ATGTCCGCCAACCCGCCCCTCGGCATCGCCTTCGGCCGGTTCCTCATCCACCTGCGGATCCGCTTCATCGCCGTGCTGGCGCCGCTGTTCCTGTGGGGCGCGTTCGTCCATGACCCGGGCGCATTCCCCGGCGTTTCGTTCTGGATCGCGTTCGTCCTCTACAACCTGTGCCTGTACGGCGGCGTCAACGCCCTCAACTCGTTCTACGACAAGGACACCGGCCCGATCGGCGGCCTGAGGAAGCCGCCGGCCGTCGACCCGTGGTTGTGGCGGCTGGCGTGGGGGATCCAGATCCTCGGCCTCGTCGTCGCTGCCGTGCTGCGGCTGCCGGCCGCGTACATCGCCATCTATGTCGTCTTCATGGCCCTCAGCCTGGCCTACAGCCATCCGGCCGTCCGGCTCAAGGGCAGCCCGATCGGCAGCGCCGCTGTCGTGGCCATCGGCCAGGGATTCCTGACGTATACGGCCGGCTACGTCGCCGCCGGCGGCGCGCCGGCCGATGTCCTCGGCGGCATCCCAGCCCTCGGCGGCCTGGCGGTCAGCGCGCTGACGCTCGGCATGTACCCGCTCACCCAGCTGTATCAGCTCGAGGACGATGCGAACGCCGGCGACCGAACGCTCTCGCGGGCGCTGGGCGTGCGCGGCTCGTTCGCGTTCGCGCTCGCGCTGCTGGCCGTCAGCGGTGCGGCGCTCATCGCCGTCCTCTACCGCCTGGAGGGCCAGATCGACGCGGCCCTCGTCGGCGCGTTCTGGCTCGGGCACCTCGTCCACATCGCGTGGTGGGGCCGCACGTTCGATGGCGGCAACTGGGAGCGGAACTACGTGCGCGTGATGGGGACGAACTACGTGGATGCGGCGGTGTTCGCGACGTACATTGTTGGGCGTTGGTTGAGCTGA
- a CDS encoding DUF1565 domain-containing protein: MHDDHTDHANPTVAAASPAITAPDVVHRLVAQFAERQLRIHFLTLLTLLVAFAVVVAPRPAPIPTAHAEAPPHRLNLPIVHVNPPPPRARTLDVPSEYATIAAAFAAARPGDTVRLAEGTYAEKGLRLPDGVTLRGAGWRRSSIVSASPYPAPAVGGRSWRASLAGVTLVLAAVENFVLAAGEKTTIEGVRIWSENPFEVGILVDGPGRHTIRDVMLFQLANGLVGTCTTGPECIAQIDIRRSIVNCDIGINTDANTHLVADHLTVSAGTGARIRRPQSRLTNSLFEGADVGIDNGPLDIGSAGIDAHHNLFSETKRPYATWIPAVDGDLSVDALRAPMDWWLTPLSPARHAASDGTDIGALPFAGIGAPPTNLRTGRAAAASLGAAQPWVVSWDPVPDAWMYHVVASPADGGPPSLRYSYARATGHDDGPMKVMDWLDPGRAYWVAVSTAYFERGESAASEAVMLPAGAGE; this comes from the coding sequence ATGCACGACGATCACACCGACCACGCCAACCCTACCGTCGCCGCCGCATCCCCCGCCATCACGGCGCCGGACGTCGTCCATCGCCTCGTCGCGCAGTTCGCCGAGCGGCAGCTGCGGATCCACTTCCTCACGCTTCTCACGCTGCTCGTTGCCTTTGCCGTAGTCGTCGCCCCTCGCCCCGCCCCCATCCCCACCGCCCACGCCGAGGCGCCTCCCCACCGCCTCAACCTCCCCATCGTCCACGTCAACCCCCCACCCCCGCGTGCCCGCACGTTGGATGTCCCGAGCGAGTACGCCACGATCGCCGCCGCCTTCGCCGCCGCGCGTCCGGGCGATACCGTGCGGCTGGCCGAGGGGACGTACGCGGAGAAGGGACTGCGCCTGCCGGACGGCGTCACGCTGCGCGGGGCGGGTTGGCGGCGGTCGTCGATCGTGTCCGCGTCCCCCTATCCGGCGCCGGCGGTCGGCGGGCGATCGTGGCGGGCATCCCTGGCGGGGGTGACCTTGGTCCTGGCCGCGGTAGAGAACTTCGTGCTCGCCGCGGGCGAGAAGACGACGATCGAAGGGGTGAGGATCTGGTCCGAGAACCCGTTCGAGGTCGGCATCCTCGTCGACGGACCCGGCCGTCACACGATCCGGGATGTGATGCTCTTTCAGCTTGCCAACGGTCTCGTCGGCACGTGCACCACCGGGCCGGAGTGTATCGCGCAGATCGACATCAGGCGCAGCATCGTCAACTGCGATATCGGGATCAACACCGATGCCAACACCCACCTCGTCGCCGACCATCTCACCGTCAGCGCCGGCACGGGAGCGCGGATTCGCCGACCGCAGAGCCGGTTGACGAACAGCTTGTTCGAAGGCGCCGATGTCGGGATCGACAACGGCCCGTTGGACATCGGCTCGGCCGGCATCGACGCCCACCACAACCTGTTCAGCGAGACCAAGCGGCCGTACGCCACGTGGATTCCGGCCGTCGATGGTGATCTCTCCGTCGACGCCCTTCGCGCCCCGATGGACTGGTGGCTCACCCCCCTCTCGCCCGCCCGCCACGCCGCCAGCGACGGCACCGACATCGGCGCCCTTCCGTTCGCCGGCATCGGCGCGCCGCCCACCAACCTGCGCACCGGGCGCGCTGCGGCCGCGTCGCTCGGCGCGGCCCAGCCGTGGGTCGTGTCGTGGGATCCCGTGCCGGACGCCTGGATGTACCACGTCGTGGCCTCGCCCGCGGACGGCGGACCGCCGAGCCTTCGCTACAGCTACGCCCGGGCGACCGGGCACGACGACGGGCCGATGAAGGTCATGGACTGGCTCGACCCGGGCCGCGCGTACTGGGTCGCGGTGTCGACGGCGTACTTCGAGCGCGGCGAGAGCGCGGCGTCGGAGGCGGTGATGCTGCCGGCGGGGGCGGGCGAGTGA
- a CDS encoding glycosyltransferase family 39 protein, with the protein MALRRPPTVLLALLALMIPLALAWWLFVPPWEAPDGIWHWHFAAHLADGGGLPRSVEEARDAPWRQEGSQPPLYYALVALVVRPFDRGDSATAMRDNPHAAVGVTTAGGNVNRVVHPPGERFPWHGVARAARAAGLVSLALAVVAVLATFAAARRLLPDLPDVALAAAATVALSPATLFFGTQVSNDIAALAAGAIVLWAVARVLDGGATARNAAALGIACGTALLCKLNGLFLIPPAIVAILVAGRAAEGGHKGRPYHGWYRRGESTGAARPTSSSAFASSTLLPLAAFTLTLTLLAVWWPLRNLRLFGDPTGLPLMWAAMQRRPSPPGLAELAGQIVGVWKSMWAVFGWYNLPASDTVFIGLAAAAVIGVAGAMWATWRGDGRMRWAVATCALIVTSLLAGVVLWARVQFPQGRLMFPAVPALAVLLAVGWGVVGRPMFGARRWPWVIVAGWAMLSAWLLATVVAPAYRAPAAVPAAAGGTGGADVLARFDGGITLEAAGVATSSGVVPDDLTPGGTNGPPPLGLKPGDSLVVDLRWSATQPISRDLSVFIHLVDSNGLVVAQHDSYPAAGRWATSDWPVDVAIPDRHVFRLPPATAAPCDCTAIVGLYDHRTGQRVRHGGSADTVLLSFLSVRAPVGPDGIPSPMRVRFGDAIELVGYRLPTRSVHAGETLPLTLYWRSTARLRTDHKVSVQLRRGAAETWGQRDEAPADGTRPTSGWRRGEVVADDQPVPVYADAPPDAYTLFVKVYDPARGGLSVDVFGHELALAPVRVLAP; encoded by the coding sequence ATGGCCCTGCGTCGCCCGCCGACCGTGCTGCTCGCCCTCCTTGCCCTCATGATCCCCCTCGCCCTCGCGTGGTGGCTTTTTGTGCCGCCGTGGGAGGCGCCGGACGGGATCTGGCATTGGCACTTTGCGGCGCATCTGGCGGACGGCGGCGGGTTGCCGCGGTCGGTCGAGGAGGCGCGGGATGCGCCGTGGCGGCAGGAGGGGAGCCAGCCGCCGCTGTACTACGCGCTCGTCGCGCTCGTCGTCCGGCCGTTCGATCGCGGCGACAGCGCGACGGCGATGCGCGACAACCCGCATGCCGCCGTTGGCGTCACGACGGCGGGCGGGAACGTGAATCGGGTCGTCCACCCGCCCGGCGAGCGCTTTCCGTGGCACGGCGTCGCCCGCGCCGCCCGCGCCGCCGGTCTCGTCAGCCTCGCCCTCGCCGTCGTCGCCGTCCTCGCCACGTTCGCCGCCGCCCGCCGCTTGCTCCCCGATCTCCCCGACGTCGCCCTCGCCGCCGCCGCCACCGTCGCCCTCTCGCCCGCGACGCTGTTCTTCGGCACGCAGGTGAGCAACGACATCGCGGCGCTCGCGGCTGGCGCGATCGTCCTGTGGGCCGTCGCGCGCGTCTTGGACGGAGGGGCGACGGCGCGCAACGCGGCGGCCCTCGGCATCGCGTGCGGCACGGCGCTCCTGTGCAAGCTGAACGGGCTGTTCCTCATCCCACCGGCCATCGTCGCGATCCTCGTCGCGGGACGCGCGGCGGAGGGCGGCCACAAGGGCCGCCCCTACCATGGTTGGTACCGGCGCGGCGAGTCGACAGGGGCCGCGCGGCCGACGAGCTCCTCAGCCTTCGCATCGTCCACTCTCCTCCCCCTCGCCGCCTTCACCCTCACCCTGACCCTCCTCGCCGTCTGGTGGCCGCTGCGCAACCTCCGCCTCTTCGGCGACCCCACCGGCCTGCCGCTCATGTGGGCCGCCATGCAGCGCCGACCGAGCCCGCCGGGGCTGGCCGAGTTGGCCGGGCAGATCGTCGGTGTTTGGAAGAGCATGTGGGCCGTGTTCGGCTGGTACAACCTGCCGGCGTCGGACACGGTGTTCATCGGCCTGGCGGCGGCAGCGGTCATCGGTGTCGCCGGTGCGATGTGGGCGACATGGCGTGGCGACGGGCGGATGCGTTGGGCCGTCGCCACGTGCGCGCTGATCGTCACATCGCTCCTCGCGGGCGTTGTGCTCTGGGCGCGGGTGCAGTTCCCGCAAGGACGGCTGATGTTCCCGGCCGTGCCGGCGCTGGCGGTGCTGCTGGCCGTCGGGTGGGGCGTCGTCGGTCGGCCGATGTTCGGCGCGCGCCGCTGGCCGTGGGTCATTGTGGCCGGATGGGCGATGTTGTCGGCGTGGCTGCTGGCGACCGTCGTGGCGCCCGCGTACCGGGCACCGGCGGCGGTGCCGGCGGCAGCGGGCGGCACGGGCGGGGCGGACGTCCTCGCGCGGTTCGACGGCGGGATCACGCTTGAGGCTGCCGGCGTGGCGACGTCGAGCGGCGTCGTGCCGGATGACCTGACGCCGGGCGGAACGAATGGGCCGCCACCGCTCGGTCTCAAGCCGGGCGACAGCCTGGTCGTCGACCTGCGCTGGTCCGCGACGCAGCCCATCTCGCGCGACCTGTCCGTGTTCATCCACCTCGTCGACAGCAACGGGCTCGTCGTCGCCCAGCACGACAGCTACCCGGCCGCAGGTCGCTGGGCCACGTCGGACTGGCCGGTTGACGTCGCGATTCCGGATCGCCACGTCTTCCGCCTGCCGCCGGCGACCGCGGCACCGTGCGATTGCACGGCGATCGTTGGGCTCTACGATCATCGTACGGGCCAACGCGTCCGCCACGGAGGCAGCGCCGACACCGTCCTTCTCTCGTTCCTCTCCGTGCGCGCCCCCGTCGGCCCGGACGGCATCCCGTCCCCGATGCGCGTCCGCTTCGGCGACGCGATCGAACTCGTCGGCTACCGCCTGCCCACCCGCAGCGTGCACGCCGGCGAGACGCTGCCGCTCACGTTGTACTGGCGGTCGACGGCGCGGCTTCGCACGGACCACAAGGTCTCCGTGCAACTGCGGCGCGGGGCCGCCGAGACATGGGGCCAGCGGGACGAGGCGCCGGCCGACGGCACGCGGCCGACGTCGGGCTGGCGGCGCGGCGAGGTCGTGGCCGACGATCAGCCGGTGCCGGTGTACGCGGACGCCCCGCCGGATGCCTACACGCTCTTCGTCAAGGTGTACGATCCTGCGCGCGGCGGCCTGAGCGTCGACGTTTTCGGCCACGAGCTGGCGCTGGCGCCGGTGCGCGTGCTGGCGCCGTAG
- a CDS encoding SulP family inorganic anion transporter: MPFATLRSLYHEEFGAYRAADFTRDALAGLTVAAVSLPLALAFGVASGATAAAGLVTAILAGVIIGGLSGAPYQISGPTGAMSAILLVLAHRYGVEGVWVAGAMAGIVLLVVGLLRLGRFVAFIPSPVISGFTSGIAVIIAVSQIDNLLGVRTPKADTAFLQLMAYVQHPPTPLLRPLAVGLFVVAVMVFWPQRWQRVPASLIGLVAATAIVALLGWPVPQIGDIPRTLLLADRLRLGEIPWSQMRELLAPALSIAALGAIESLLCGAVGSNMTGVRLRANQELIAQGVGNVLIPFFGGVPATAAIARSSVGIKSGGRTRVVSFVHSAALLATVLVGASLMAAVPLSALAGVLLVTAWRMNEWEAIRFMRLHRLKSAMLKFAVTLVATVALDLTQAILLGVALSAVFFIGQIAALTIEVRPVDPARLRNPLPVAWPDPYAGIRVAYLSGPLFFAATGPFNEAFAHLEGVRALILSMRGVPLVDTSGLLSLTHLHERLAADGSRLLLAAVQPSVLAQLERGGLIGALGPDAVFWDAEAAIRAASDAGSDA, from the coding sequence ATGCCCTTCGCCACCCTCCGCTCCCTGTACCACGAGGAATTCGGCGCCTACCGCGCCGCCGACTTCACGCGCGATGCCCTCGCCGGGCTGACCGTGGCGGCCGTCTCGCTGCCGCTGGCGCTCGCGTTCGGCGTGGCATCCGGGGCGACGGCGGCGGCCGGGCTCGTCACGGCGATCCTGGCCGGCGTGATCATCGGCGGCTTGTCGGGCGCACCGTATCAGATCTCGGGGCCGACCGGCGCGATGAGCGCGATCCTGCTCGTCCTGGCGCACCGCTACGGCGTGGAAGGGGTGTGGGTCGCCGGGGCGATGGCCGGCATCGTCCTGCTCGTCGTCGGGTTGCTGCGCCTCGGCCGGTTCGTCGCGTTCATCCCGTCGCCGGTGATCAGCGGCTTCACGAGCGGCATCGCCGTGATCATCGCCGTCTCTCAGATCGACAACCTCCTCGGCGTGCGGACGCCCAAGGCGGACACCGCCTTTCTCCAGCTCATGGCGTACGTGCAGCATCCGCCGACGCCGCTCCTCCGGCCCCTGGCTGTCGGGCTCTTCGTCGTCGCGGTGATGGTCTTCTGGCCGCAGCGCTGGCAGCGCGTGCCGGCCTCGCTCATCGGGCTGGTGGCGGCGACGGCGATCGTGGCGCTCCTCGGCTGGCCCGTGCCGCAGATCGGCGACATCCCGCGCACGCTGCTGCTGGCCGACCGCCTTCGGCTCGGCGAGATTCCGTGGTCGCAGATGCGCGAGCTCCTGGCGCCGGCCCTGTCCATCGCGGCGCTCGGCGCAATCGAGAGCCTGTTGTGCGGGGCCGTCGGCAGCAACATGACCGGCGTCCGGTTGCGCGCGAACCAGGAGCTGATCGCGCAAGGCGTCGGCAACGTGCTCATCCCGTTCTTCGGCGGCGTACCGGCCACGGCGGCGATCGCCCGATCGAGCGTCGGCATCAAGAGCGGCGGGCGGACGCGCGTCGTGAGCTTCGTCCACAGCGCGGCGCTGTTGGCCACGGTGCTCGTGGGCGCATCGCTCATGGCGGCCGTCCCGCTCAGCGCGCTGGCGGGCGTGCTGCTGGTGACGGCGTGGCGGATGAACGAGTGGGAGGCGATCCGCTTCATGCGCCTCCACCGCCTGAAGTCCGCCATGCTCAAGTTCGCCGTGACGCTCGTCGCCACGGTCGCGCTCGACCTGACGCAGGCCATACTGCTGGGCGTCGCGCTCTCGGCCGTCTTCTTCATCGGACAGATCGCCGCGCTGACGATCGAAGTCCGGCCGGTGGACCCGGCACGCCTGCGCAACCCGCTGCCCGTCGCCTGGCCGGACCCATACGCCGGGATCCGGGTGGCGTATCTCTCCGGGCCGCTGTTCTTCGCCGCCACCGGACCGTTCAACGAGGCGTTCGCGCACCTGGAGGGCGTGCGCGCGCTCATCCTCTCGATGCGCGGCGTCCCGCTCGTCGACACGTCGGGGCTGCTCTCGCTCACCCACCTCCACGAACGGTTGGCGGCCGACGGCTCCCGTCTGCTCCTGGCCGCCGTCCAGCCGTCCGTCCTGGCCCAGCTCGAACGGGGCGGCTTGATCGGGGCGCTCGGCCCGGATGCCGTGTTCTGGGACGCCGAGGCGGCGATCCGGGCCGCTTCGGACGCCGGTTCGGACGCGTGA
- a CDS encoding NACHT domain-containing protein → MMLSLDPSTLPANISPLNVRRALRAVCYGRMFSDSPLLSLRALDALVPPGDAARTMALQDHLAGVTWHCLEDARRHHGIAGPRFDRTSLSSLAALSMLQLDFGVGSADLETWSYLYYRYFVKSGRSLRDIAKMLSTTNRTLERRLIAGHARLAEALYHHELRIVEAARLADERPAADVMDPSHLPAPAQDGATPVNPDPHEPADAHLPPPMPTADDMTSYHAGRIAEAGRGRDRLAELIVPLPLSVEGDDTTHRSARFTSLSKILDTVPDSAVLLLGPPGSGKSTLLRWLALTLSADALAGRTDRVPIVVDLSRYGEEGPDGAPPRPLDWLAARWAGHQPDLPPLQTLMRAGRVVFLLDALNEIPHACDAVHAERLRAWKHFLADDLTIHPGNRAVLSCRTGSHRVAMSTAAFPISRVVVEGLDAEGVRALIARRDPERGQEVADAVIGGPLFDLARSPFMAALLAQPDVDVRQQGCAEVLTRSLRQALVRELAADNPIVVSSAVLTAHDRARIMNTRRWPTPWDLPEDGPLFRRLAALALPPLATERVGPTVSEPLSYAAVRAALDDPSAALILDAGHALGVLDIDLDRDEVRFAHPLWQAYFAARALVGDPTADWPPAPTDDWADALHMVAQMTPEAQGMTHVGGRFEAGQPS, encoded by the coding sequence ATGATGTTGAGTCTCGATCCGAGCACGCTCCCCGCCAACATCAGCCCGCTCAACGTGCGACGTGCATTGCGTGCGGTCTGTTACGGCCGCATGTTCAGCGACAGCCCGTTGCTCAGCCTCCGCGCGCTCGACGCGCTCGTGCCGCCGGGCGATGCCGCGCGCACGATGGCGCTGCAGGACCACCTGGCCGGTGTCACGTGGCATTGCCTCGAGGACGCCCGCCGTCACCACGGCATCGCCGGTCCGCGGTTTGACCGGACCTCGCTTTCCTCGCTGGCCGCGCTGAGCATGCTCCAACTGGATTTTGGGGTGGGCAGCGCCGACCTCGAGACTTGGAGCTACCTCTACTACCGCTATTTCGTCAAGAGCGGCCGATCGCTGCGCGACATCGCCAAGATGCTCTCGACGACGAATCGTACGCTCGAGCGGCGGCTGATCGCCGGCCATGCCCGGCTGGCCGAGGCTCTGTATCACCACGAGCTGCGCATCGTGGAGGCCGCCCGTCTGGCGGATGAGCGGCCGGCGGCGGATGTGATGGATCCGTCGCACCTGCCGGCGCCGGCACAGGACGGGGCGACACCGGTCAACCCGGATCCGCACGAACCGGCGGACGCCCACCTGCCGCCTCCGATGCCGACCGCGGACGACATGACCAGCTACCACGCGGGTCGCATCGCCGAGGCGGGGCGCGGCCGAGACAGGCTGGCGGAGCTGATCGTTCCGCTGCCGCTGTCCGTCGAAGGCGACGACACCACGCATCGGTCGGCCCGGTTCACTTCGCTGAGCAAGATCCTCGACACTGTGCCTGACAGCGCCGTGCTCCTTCTCGGGCCTCCGGGCAGCGGCAAGTCGACGCTGCTGAGGTGGCTTGCGCTCACCCTGTCCGCGGATGCGTTGGCCGGGCGGACGGATCGCGTGCCGATCGTGGTCGATCTGAGCCGCTACGGGGAGGAAGGGCCGGACGGCGCGCCGCCGCGTCCGCTGGACTGGCTGGCGGCACGGTGGGCCGGCCATCAGCCCGACCTGCCGCCGCTGCAGACGTTGATGCGGGCCGGTCGGGTGGTGTTCCTGCTCGACGCGCTCAACGAGATCCCGCACGCCTGCGATGCTGTGCACGCCGAACGGCTGCGCGCCTGGAAGCACTTCCTGGCCGACGACCTGACGATCCATCCCGGCAACCGGGCCGTCCTCAGCTGCCGGACGGGGTCCCACCGGGTGGCGATGTCGACCGCCGCCTTCCCGATCTCGCGCGTCGTCGTGGAAGGGCTCGACGCCGAGGGCGTTCGGGCGCTCATCGCGCGCCGCGACCCCGAGCGCGGCCAGGAAGTGGCGGACGCCGTCATCGGCGGGCCGCTCTTCGACCTCGCCCGAAGCCCGTTCATGGCGGCGCTCCTGGCGCAGCCCGACGTCGACGTGCGCCAGCAGGGCTGCGCCGAGGTGCTCACGCGCAGCCTGCGCCAAGCGCTCGTGCGCGAGCTGGCCGCCGACAACCCGATCGTCGTCTCGAGCGCGGTCCTCACCGCACATGATCGTGCCCGCATCATGAACACGCGCCGTTGGCCGACGCCCTGGGACCTGCCCGAGGACGGCCCGCTGTTCCGGCGCCTGGCCGCTCTTGCGCTGCCGCCGCTTGCGACGGAGCGCGTCGGTCCGACGGTGAGCGAGCCGCTCAGCTACGCTGCAGTCCGCGCCGCGTTGGACGATCCGTCCGCCGCCCTCATCCTGGACGCCGGCCACGCGCTCGGCGTGCTCGACATCGACCTCGATCGTGATGAGGTCCGCTTTGCGCACCCGCTCTGGCAAGCCTACTTTGCTGCGCGCGCCCTCGTCGGCGATCCCACGGCGGACTGGCCCCCTGCGCCGACGGACGATTGGGCGGATGCGCTCCACATGGTGGCCCAGATGACGCCGGAAGCTCAGGGCATGACGCATGTGGGCGGGCGATTCGAAGCGGGCCAACCGAGCTGA
- a CDS encoding carboxypeptidase regulatory-like domain-containing protein gives MWVVIGGLIAVPTTPATGLTLCPTGGPGPGDPHPGPAVPFIGGTVSDGNGQPIDGANIHLTRCVLGVPTTADVQATASDGSFAFVNLMPGATYVVHAPLDGVLAGLVPSSDTLNPSWAIQGSHGDDHVDMVFE, from the coding sequence ATGTGGGTGGTGATTGGCGGGCTGATCGCCGTGCCGACCACTCCCGCAACCGGCTTGACGCTGTGCCCGACCGGGGGACCAGGTCCGGGCGATCCGCACCCGGGGCCGGCCGTACCCTTCATCGGCGGCACGGTTTCGGATGGCAACGGTCAGCCGATCGACGGCGCGAATATCCACCTCACGCGTTGCGTGCTCGGCGTTCCGACGACCGCTGACGTCCAGGCCACCGCTTCGGACGGCAGCTTCGCGTTCGTGAACCTCATGCCCGGTGCCACGTACGTGGTCCACGCACCCCTCGACGGTGTCCTCGCCGGCCTCGTGCCTTCGTCCGACACGCTGAACCCAAGCTGGGCCATCCAAGGCTCGCACGGCGACGATCACGTCGACATGGTTTTCGAGTAG